A portion of the Vicia villosa cultivar HV-30 ecotype Madison, WI unplaced genomic scaffold, Vvil1.0 ctg.004637F_1_1, whole genome shotgun sequence genome contains these proteins:
- the LOC131642207 gene encoding uncharacterized protein LOC131642207: MAATLGLTEGVSLKLLVNKDTNKVLFAEAGKDFVDVLFSFLTLPLGTIARLVEKKSSMEPVSVGCLNKLYRSLREFDKEYMIMETTKEMLLQPKNSSENYCSNLKLNIDDTQPTKYFLCTKFNGCPYPRYLNLSTNTKCGCGCVSYSYTRSVSLKYSFHGFVKDGSGFVITDNLVVIPNSVQFTSLGLLQNLEINGASSVKELTVTVTKDKVLDMLKCSLLSKTTLTNMFLRNKLSMEICKYFSCHQENNCNIQLNVKLVIRKSDGKILYAQGEKDFADLLLGFLSFPLGGVVRVLGETCSVGNIDSLYKSIVDLDETKYLASKDAKNRLVDCRLAAVFQSIKHILPIDYSRTDYYCFYQGENYEQSVGNHNFFVSDVYRSDWGKYELFQAELPKGTYEGYVKGPRAYMATDDLVLTPWSPISALQLINQLQIPLNDLEEMHVTIGVKECLSIWKASLISTSALTNGLCHLLPKVKEENVKSKLKAEVKEESNIKLRLRRRV, encoded by the exons ATGGCTGCTACTCTCGGGCTAACAGAGGGAGTGAGTTTGAAACTTCTGGTGAACAAAGACaccaacaaagtcttgtttgctGAGGCAGGAAAGGACTTTGTTGATGTTCTGTTTAGCTTCTTAACATTACCTTTAGGAACTATTGCTAGGCTTGTAGAGAAGAAATCTAGCATGGAGCCAGTTTCAGTTGGATGTTTGAACAAACTCTACCGAAGTTTGAGAGAGTTTGACAAAGAATATATGATAATGGAGACAACCAAAGAAATGTTATTGCAACCAAAAAACTCATCTGAGAATTATTGCAGCAATCTTAAATTGAACATTGATGACACCCAACCCACTAAGTACTTCCTATGTACCAAGTTTAACGGGTGTCCCTATCCTCGTTATCTGAATCTTTCCACAAATACGAAATGTGGATGTGGATGTGTGAGTTACTCTTATACCCGTTCAGTTTCTCTGAAATATTCCTTCCATGGATTTGTTAAGGATGGTTCTGGTTTTGTTATTACTGATAATTTGGTTGTCATTCCAAACTCTGTTCAATTTACGAGCCTTGGTCTGCTTCAAAATTTAGAAATCAATGGTGCGAGTTCAGTAAAGGAATTGACAGTGACTGTCACTAAAGACAAG GTCCTAGATATGCTTAAGTGTTCTTTGCTTTCCAAGACTACTTTGACAAATATGTTTTTAAGAAACAAATTATCAATGGAAATTTGCAAATACTTCTCTTGTCATCAAGAAAACAATTGCAATATTCAATTGAATGTGAAGCTTGTTATAAGAAAATCTGATGGGAAGATATTGTATGCTCAAGGGGAAAAAGATTTTGCTGACTTGCTTTTGGGTTTTCTTTCATTTCCTTTGGGTGGAGTTGTTCGTGTATTGGGAGAGACCTGTTCTGTAGGCAACATTGATTCTTTGTACAAGAGCATAGTTGATTTGGATGAAACTAAATATTTAGCGTCAAAAGATGCGAAAAATAGACTTGTTGATTGTCGATTGGCTGCGGTGTTTCAATCAATCAAGCATATATTACCGATTGACTATTCAAGAACGGATTATTATTGCTTTTATCAAGGTGAAAATTACGAACAAAGTGTAGGCAATCATAACTTTTTTGTAAGTGATGTATATAGAAGTGATTGGGGTAAGTATGAACTCTTTCAAGCTGAATTACCAAAAGGAACTTATGAAGGATATGTGAAGGGACCAAGAGCGTACATGGCGACAGATGACTTGGTTTTGACACCATGGTCTCCTATTTCAGCTTTACAGTTAATCAACCAGTTGCAAATTCCTCTCAATGATCTCGAAGAAATGCATGTCACTATTGGTGTCAAGGAG TGTTTGAGCATATGGAAAGCATCACTGATCTCAACGTCTGCTCTAACGAATGGTCTTTGTCACTTGTTACCAAAAGTTAAAGAAGAGAATGTCAAAAGCAAATTAAAAGCGGAAGTTAAGGAAGAGTCGAACATAAAACTGAGGTTAAGGAGGAGAGTATAG